In one window of Microbacterium natoriense DNA:
- a CDS encoding polyprenyl synthetase family protein, with product MLGVVPSPTLVSDAVADRLHVFVERMRTEAVEYGPDAAALIDAGERTLVGGKRLRARFCHSGWQAVARFADRDASETPAVWDVCAALEIFQSAALVHDDLIDNSDTRRGRPAAHRALEGAHADAGWSGDAAAFGRSAAILLGDLLVAWSDDLLEHALERHPLAPRVRREYARMRRDVTVGQFLDIAEESAWSVNAADSHLERALRIVSLKSARYSIEQPLVLGAAFAGADEEQLSALRRFGHPVGMAFQLRDDVLGVFGDSAITGKPAGDDLREGKRTALVALTRQSIDISARNLFDEMLGDPELTVEQISFLQATIKASGALGRVETMIDDYAVAADRALSGARLENAAVGDLRDLARAATARSA from the coding sequence ATGCTGGGAGTCGTGCCGTCACCCACACTCGTCTCCGACGCCGTCGCTGATCGCCTGCACGTCTTCGTGGAGCGGATGCGCACGGAGGCTGTGGAGTATGGTCCGGACGCAGCCGCCCTGATCGATGCCGGCGAACGCACGCTGGTCGGCGGCAAGCGGCTGCGCGCCCGGTTCTGCCATTCGGGGTGGCAAGCGGTCGCGCGTTTCGCCGATCGCGATGCCTCAGAGACGCCCGCCGTGTGGGACGTCTGCGCCGCGCTCGAGATCTTCCAGTCGGCTGCCCTCGTGCACGACGATCTCATCGACAATTCCGACACTCGCCGCGGGCGGCCGGCAGCACATCGCGCTCTCGAGGGCGCGCACGCGGATGCGGGCTGGAGCGGAGACGCAGCGGCCTTCGGCCGATCCGCCGCCATCCTGCTCGGCGATCTCCTCGTCGCATGGAGCGACGACCTGCTGGAGCACGCGCTGGAGAGGCATCCTCTCGCCCCGCGCGTTCGCCGCGAGTACGCACGTATGCGACGTGATGTGACCGTGGGGCAGTTCCTCGACATCGCCGAGGAGTCGGCCTGGAGCGTGAACGCCGCAGACTCGCACCTGGAGCGCGCCCTGCGCATCGTCTCGCTCAAGTCGGCCCGTTACAGCATCGAGCAGCCGCTCGTCCTCGGCGCGGCCTTCGCGGGCGCCGACGAGGAGCAGCTGAGTGCCCTGCGACGATTCGGGCACCCCGTGGGCATGGCTTTCCAGTTGCGCGACGACGTACTCGGAGTCTTCGGCGACTCCGCGATCACCGGGAAGCCCGCCGGAGACGACCTGCGCGAGGGGAAGCGCACCGCGCTCGTCGCCCTCACGCGACAGAGCATCGACATCTCGGCACGGAACCTGTTCGACGAGATGCTCGGGGATCCCGAGCTCACGGTCGAGCAGATCTCCTTCCTGCAGGCCACGATCAAGGCGTCTGGAGCACTCGGCCGCGTGGAGACGATGATCGACGATTACGCCGTGGCCGCCGACCGGGCACTGTCCGGCGCTCGTCTCGAGAACGCGGCGGTCGGAGACCTGCGCGATCTCGCCCGGGCCGCGACAGCCCGTTCGGCCTGA
- a CDS encoding DUF3040 domain-containing protein, whose product MPLSEQEQRLLDEMERHLLHNDADVVSAPSGDRALSYRNLVYGALLLLVGIGGLIAGVIVGDVWGIIIGVVAFAAMLGGVMLAVTPVRRPTPAAPRDGVKKKPQQQSSASFMDRMNDRWDRRQDGH is encoded by the coding sequence ATGCCACTCTCCGAACAGGAGCAGCGTCTGCTCGACGAGATGGAACGCCATCTCCTCCACAACGACGCCGACGTCGTGAGCGCGCCCAGCGGCGACCGCGCTCTGAGCTACCGCAATCTCGTGTACGGAGCCCTGTTGCTCCTCGTCGGGATCGGCGGTCTGATCGCCGGAGTCATCGTGGGCGACGTCTGGGGCATCATCATCGGCGTCGTCGCGTTCGCCGCCATGCTCGGTGGAGTGATGCTGGCGGTCACTCCTGTGCGCCGTCCGACGCCGGCCGCTCCCCGTGACGGCGTCAAGAAGAAGCCGCAGCAGCAGAGTTCCGCGTCGTTCATGGATCGCATGAACGACCGATGGGATCGCCGCCAAGACGGTCACTGA
- a CDS encoding Rv2175c family DNA-binding protein produces the protein MPDLVEVLDEPLGRVRRLIDEHYLVGSKRSGVFAVPAVFIVDGHPLPSLRGTIIALQDAGFTDDETVDWLLSEEETMGRSPIDALLAGHKSEVRRIARTLA, from the coding sequence ATGCCCGACCTCGTCGAGGTTCTCGACGAACCGCTCGGTCGTGTGCGCCGCTTGATCGACGAGCACTATCTGGTGGGCTCGAAGCGCAGCGGCGTCTTCGCCGTTCCCGCCGTCTTCATCGTCGACGGACACCCGCTCCCGTCGCTGCGCGGCACCATCATCGCGCTGCAGGATGCGGGCTTCACCGACGACGAGACCGTGGACTGGCTGCTGTCTGAGGAGGAGACCATGGGACGCTCGCCGATCGATGCGCTCCTCGCCGGCCACAAGAGCGAAGTGCGACGCATCGCGCGTACGCTCGCCTGA
- the mraZ gene encoding division/cell wall cluster transcriptional repressor MraZ translates to MLLGTHSPKLDDKGRVILPAKFREDLGGGIVVTRGQERCLYVFSTAEFESMHERIRQAPLANKQARDFMRLFLSGASAEMPDNQNRITIPQHLRQYAGLQKELIVTGVGAHAEIWDAESWNAYLAAGEETYSDLEQEVIPGLF, encoded by the coding sequence ATGTTGCTGGGAACGCATTCTCCGAAGCTGGACGACAAGGGACGGGTCATCCTTCCCGCGAAGTTCCGCGAAGACCTCGGCGGCGGCATCGTCGTCACCCGAGGGCAGGAGCGCTGCCTCTACGTCTTCAGCACGGCCGAGTTCGAGTCCATGCACGAGCGGATCCGTCAGGCGCCGCTCGCGAACAAGCAGGCGCGCGACTTCATGCGCCTGTTCCTCTCCGGTGCAAGCGCGGAGATGCCCGACAACCAGAACCGCATCACCATCCCGCAGCACCTGCGTCAGTACGCGGGGCTTCAGAAGGAGCTCATCGTCACCGGAGTCGGCGCCCACGCTGAGATCTGGGATGCCGAGAGCTGGAACGCCTACCTCGCCGCCGGTGAGGAGACCTACTCCGACCTCGAGCAGGAGGTGATTCCGGGACTCTTCTGA
- the ftsW gene encoding putative lipid II flippase FtsW: MTQVARTPRTDPPRAESRGFAARVSLGRRFTPVSTEFLMIASTALLLTIFGLVMVLSATSADAVSKGANPMDGALRQGIFAVLGIPLMFVISRLPIAFLKKMAWPALFGAVALQMLVFTPLGIEDAGNRNWIKVAGFTLQPSEFLKLALAVWIGYVLMRKQTMLGTWHQVFIPVVPVSALAIGTVLAGKDLGTSMVLVLIMLGCLFFSGVKLRLFIIPVILGVLSVLALALTSEDRMRRITAVCSDMSDYERNCYQSIHGMWGMATGGIFGVGLGNSQEKYGWLPAAGNDFIFAIVGEELGLIGCLVVLALFATFAIGVFHIIRKTNDPFIRVAAGGITVWIVGQAIFNVGVVIGLFPVMGVPLPFMSQGGTALLAVLIACGVLLAFARTIPAVDRGKVTR; the protein is encoded by the coding sequence ATGACGCAGGTGGCCCGAACCCCGCGCACTGATCCTCCTCGCGCCGAGTCGCGAGGATTCGCCGCACGTGTCTCGCTCGGCCGGCGGTTCACGCCGGTGTCGACCGAGTTCCTGATGATCGCGTCGACGGCCCTGCTGCTGACGATCTTCGGTCTCGTCATGGTGCTGTCCGCGACGAGTGCGGATGCCGTGTCCAAGGGCGCCAATCCGATGGACGGCGCATTGCGGCAGGGCATCTTCGCCGTGCTCGGCATCCCGCTCATGTTCGTGATCTCTCGTCTTCCGATCGCCTTCTTGAAGAAGATGGCGTGGCCGGCCCTGTTCGGGGCCGTGGCGCTGCAGATGCTCGTCTTCACGCCGCTCGGCATCGAAGACGCCGGAAACCGCAACTGGATCAAGGTGGCGGGCTTCACGCTGCAGCCATCCGAGTTCCTCAAGCTCGCCCTGGCGGTCTGGATCGGCTACGTGCTGATGCGCAAGCAGACGATGCTCGGCACCTGGCACCAGGTGTTCATCCCGGTCGTGCCCGTCTCGGCGCTGGCCATCGGAACGGTGCTTGCGGGCAAGGATCTCGGCACCTCGATGGTGCTCGTCCTGATCATGCTGGGTTGCCTGTTCTTCTCCGGCGTCAAGCTGCGACTGTTCATCATCCCGGTGATCCTGGGCGTGCTCTCGGTGCTCGCGCTCGCGCTGACCAGCGAAGACCGCATGCGCCGCATCACCGCTGTCTGCTCGGACATGAGCGATTACGAGAGGAACTGCTACCAGTCGATCCACGGAATGTGGGGCATGGCGACCGGTGGGATCTTCGGGGTCGGACTGGGCAACTCTCAGGAGAAGTACGGCTGGCTGCCCGCAGCGGGGAACGACTTCATCTTCGCCATCGTCGGCGAGGAGCTGGGTCTCATAGGATGCCTGGTCGTGCTCGCGCTGTTCGCGACCTTCGCGATCGGCGTCTTCCACATCATCCGCAAGACGAACGATCCGTTCATCCGTGTGGCCGCCGGCGGCATCACGGTCTGGATCGTCGGGCAGGCCATCTTCAACGTGGGCGTCGTGATCGGTCTCTTCCCCGTCATGGGCGTGCCCCTGCCGTTCATGTCACAGGGCGGTACCGCGCTGCTCGCCGTGCTCATCGCGTGCGGGGTTCTTCTGGCCTTCGCGCGCACGATCCCCGCAGTCGACCGGGGTAAAGTCACCAGGTGA
- a CDS encoding peptidoglycan D,D-transpeptidase FtsI family protein, producing the protein MTTRATRSPRRRTVVALAVILSILGAFIVRLVDIQVVSADEHVAQSLQYLGDKTTIPGQRGSIVDANGTVLAESVTVYDWNMDPKAMNAVETDEENPPKLPWAEASTKIAEIMGLNADELRSGVEAARAENPDTQWYQLAKGLNAKQYTELKNLKLAYLHHDSRETRVYPNGAVAGNVIGFLNGSGEAQAGIEQMETQCLAPTNGEETYRKGTNDVVIPGSEQRTDAVNGGSVQLTINSDLNWYMQQMIAEEAQAQGAQGGTVTVVEVKTGKIRAAAEWPTVDPNNLNGSSPSSWYSKLFTYAFEPGSTFKPVTAAAIMENAGVTPTSPTVSASSKEHFPNGAVINDAFVHPTYNYTLAGALIDSSNVALSKFGTMVSPDVRFDYLQRFGVGTQTVGFPSETNGELHPTSEWDNQSLYTTTFGQHFTVTAPQVAGAYQAIANGGEKIGLSLIESCTDADGTVHKAADPEKKQIIKPETAAELTRMLENVAVQGGNAERIKVPGYRVTSKTGTAQIPDGNGGYKAGVYYTSMVGFAPVDDPQYVVIVTLDQPTRITSSAATASAFQKAMTQVMKTYRVMPSTVPMDALLPKFE; encoded by the coding sequence ATGACGACACGAGCAACCCGGAGTCCCCGGCGACGCACCGTCGTCGCCCTCGCCGTGATCCTCTCGATCCTGGGCGCGTTCATCGTGCGCCTCGTCGACATCCAGGTCGTGAGCGCGGATGAGCACGTGGCGCAATCGCTGCAGTATCTCGGCGACAAGACGACGATCCCGGGGCAGCGCGGCTCGATCGTCGACGCGAACGGGACAGTGCTCGCCGAGAGCGTGACCGTCTACGACTGGAACATGGACCCGAAGGCGATGAACGCCGTCGAGACCGACGAGGAGAACCCGCCCAAACTCCCCTGGGCAGAGGCTTCCACGAAGATCGCCGAGATCATGGGCTTGAACGCGGACGAGCTGCGAAGCGGCGTGGAGGCTGCACGCGCGGAGAACCCGGACACGCAGTGGTACCAGCTCGCCAAGGGGCTCAATGCGAAGCAGTACACCGAACTGAAGAACCTGAAGCTCGCCTATCTGCATCACGACTCGCGCGAGACCCGGGTGTACCCGAACGGCGCCGTGGCCGGCAACGTGATCGGATTCCTCAACGGCTCGGGCGAGGCTCAGGCGGGCATCGAGCAGATGGAGACGCAGTGCCTCGCGCCGACGAACGGCGAGGAGACCTACCGCAAGGGCACGAACGACGTCGTGATCCCGGGCAGCGAGCAGCGGACGGATGCCGTGAACGGCGGCTCCGTGCAGCTGACCATCAACAGCGACCTCAACTGGTACATGCAGCAGATGATCGCGGAGGAAGCTCAGGCCCAGGGTGCTCAGGGCGGCACCGTCACGGTCGTGGAGGTCAAGACCGGCAAGATCCGCGCCGCAGCCGAGTGGCCCACGGTCGACCCCAACAACCTCAACGGCTCGTCGCCGAGCAGCTGGTACAGCAAGCTCTTCACCTACGCCTTCGAGCCCGGTTCCACGTTCAAGCCCGTGACGGCCGCCGCCATCATGGAGAACGCCGGAGTCACCCCGACCAGCCCGACGGTGTCGGCCTCGTCGAAGGAGCACTTCCCGAACGGCGCTGTGATCAACGACGCCTTCGTGCACCCGACGTACAACTACACGCTGGCCGGAGCGCTGATCGACTCGTCCAACGTCGCACTGTCGAAGTTCGGCACGATGGTCAGCCCCGACGTCCGCTTCGACTACCTGCAGCGTTTCGGCGTCGGCACGCAGACCGTCGGGTTCCCGAGCGAGACGAACGGAGAGCTGCATCCGACGAGCGAATGGGACAACCAGTCTCTGTACACGACGACATTCGGCCAGCACTTCACCGTCACCGCCCCGCAGGTCGCCGGTGCCTATCAGGCCATCGCCAACGGCGGGGAGAAGATCGGCCTGTCACTGATCGAGTCGTGCACAGACGCCGACGGCACCGTGCACAAGGCCGCGGATCCCGAGAAGAAGCAGATCATCAAGCCCGAGACCGCGGCCGAGTTGACGCGCATGCTCGAGAACGTCGCGGTGCAAGGTGGAAACGCAGAGCGCATCAAGGTTCCTGGCTACCGCGTCACGAGCAAGACGGGTACCGCGCAGATCCCCGACGGCAACGGCGGGTACAAGGCCGGCGTGTACTACACGAGCATGGTGGGCTTCGCGCCGGTCGACGATCCGCAGTACGTCGTGATCGTCACTCTCGACCAGCCGACTAGAATCACATCATCGGCTGCGACGGCATCCGCCTTCCAGAAGGCGATGACGCAGGTCATGAAGACCTACCGCGTGATGCCCTCGACCGTCCCGATGGACGCGCTGCTTCCCAAGTTCGAATAG
- the mraY gene encoding phospho-N-acetylmuramoyl-pentapeptide-transferase has product MRSLIMAAAISLAFTLFLTPVFLRLFRTWGWGQVIRTPEAIENPSHEAKRGTPTMGGVIFILGTLVGYFTGVFVGGGVPSLSALLLIWVMIGFGAVGFIDDYMKVRSQRSLGLSGWRKIIGQLLVMVPFGIVALNFPNRSGQTPASGAVSLFRDIPWLNLFVFGVIGGWILYLVWISVIGVATSNSVNLTDGLDGLAAGAGILVVTSYGLIAFRQFQQSCVGESIEKAAIGGCYEVRDPLDLSVIAAAFAASLIGFLWWNAPKAKVFMGDVGSMSIGGVITALAILTRTELLLFVIAGVFVLSSGSVILQRAYFKITRGKRLFLMSPFHHHLEMRGWSEVTIVVRLWIIAGLLAVSAVGLFYVEWLTRVS; this is encoded by the coding sequence GTGAGGTCCCTCATCATGGCGGCGGCCATCTCGCTCGCCTTCACTCTCTTCCTGACCCCCGTCTTCCTGCGGCTGTTCCGCACGTGGGGCTGGGGACAGGTCATCCGCACCCCCGAGGCGATCGAGAACCCCAGCCACGAGGCCAAGCGGGGGACCCCCACGATGGGCGGGGTGATCTTCATCCTCGGCACGCTGGTGGGCTACTTCACCGGCGTGTTCGTCGGCGGCGGTGTGCCCTCGCTTTCCGCCCTGCTGCTGATCTGGGTCATGATCGGATTCGGCGCGGTCGGCTTCATCGACGACTACATGAAGGTGCGCAGCCAGCGCAGTCTCGGCCTCTCCGGCTGGCGCAAGATCATCGGACAGCTGCTCGTGATGGTCCCCTTCGGCATCGTGGCTCTGAACTTCCCGAACCGGTCAGGGCAGACCCCGGCATCCGGCGCCGTCTCGCTCTTCCGCGACATCCCGTGGCTGAACCTGTTCGTCTTCGGCGTGATCGGCGGCTGGATCCTCTACCTGGTCTGGATCTCGGTCATCGGCGTCGCCACGTCGAACAGCGTGAACCTCACGGACGGCCTCGACGGCCTGGCCGCAGGCGCCGGCATCCTCGTGGTCACGTCCTACGGCCTGATCGCGTTCCGTCAGTTCCAGCAGTCGTGCGTGGGGGAGTCGATCGAGAAGGCGGCGATCGGCGGATGCTACGAGGTGCGGGATCCGCTGGATCTCTCCGTGATCGCTGCGGCCTTCGCGGCCAGCCTCATCGGCTTCCTCTGGTGGAACGCGCCGAAGGCGAAGGTCTTCATGGGCGACGTCGGCTCGATGTCGATCGGCGGGGTCATCACGGCGCTCGCGATCCTCACCCGCACCGAGCTGCTGCTCTTCGTGATCGCGGGAGTGTTCGTCCTCTCCTCGGGCTCCGTGATCCTCCAGCGCGCGTACTTCAAGATCACGCGCGGCAAGAGGCTGTTCCTGATGAGCCCCTTCCATCACCACCTCGAGATGCGCGGCTGGTCGGAGGTCACGATCGTCGTGCGCCTGTGGATCATCGCCGGACTCCTCGCGGTCTCGGCGGTCGGGCTCTTCTACGTCGAGTGGCTCACCCGTGTCAGCTGA
- the murD gene encoding UDP-N-acetylmuramoyl-L-alanine--D-glutamate ligase, which produces MSAEPRLASLTSWNSDWSGLRVAVLGLSMTGFSVADTLAELGAAVLVLTESAEEEYARLLPVIGAELELGSLSSVPQALVDFDPEVVIASPGFSPAHPVIRWAQERGTAIWGDVELAWRVRDKVTRADGTPAEWVLITGTNGKTTTTQLTASLLVEGGLRAAPCGNIGVPVLDAVRDPAGFDVLVVELSSHQLWYIGQSLPEGELIPYASVCLNLADDHLVWHGSAEAYREAKSFVYRNTKVACVYNKADEATRRMVEDADVIDGARAIGFDLGIPGPSDIGVVEGLVVDRAFLDDRARSALELTTLRDLEEAGLSAPHIVQNILAASALARSLGVEPEAIHAALQKFTLDAHRIQVVARHAGVTWVDDSKATNPHAAASSLRAYPGAVWVVGGDLKGVDIADLVADVGSTARAAVVIGVEREAVVAAFRRHAPVVPVFEVDAGETGQVMNRVVEIAAGVAGDEGTVLLAPAAASFDQFSGYADRGRRFAEAVREWIDRGSADDAGGPNPAH; this is translated from the coding sequence GTGTCAGCTGAGCCGCGTCTCGCGTCGCTCACGAGCTGGAACTCCGACTGGTCGGGCCTTCGCGTGGCCGTGCTCGGGCTGTCGATGACCGGATTCTCGGTCGCCGACACTCTCGCCGAACTGGGTGCCGCCGTCCTGGTGCTCACCGAGTCGGCAGAGGAGGAGTACGCCCGGCTGCTGCCCGTGATCGGTGCGGAACTCGAGCTCGGCTCTCTCTCCAGCGTGCCCCAGGCTCTCGTCGACTTCGACCCCGAGGTCGTGATCGCCTCGCCGGGATTCTCGCCCGCGCACCCCGTGATCCGGTGGGCGCAAGAGCGCGGCACCGCGATCTGGGGCGACGTCGAGCTCGCCTGGCGCGTGCGGGACAAGGTCACGCGCGCAGACGGCACCCCCGCGGAGTGGGTGCTCATCACCGGCACGAACGGCAAGACGACCACGACCCAGCTCACGGCGTCGCTGCTCGTCGAGGGCGGGCTGCGCGCCGCGCCGTGCGGCAACATCGGCGTTCCGGTGCTCGACGCGGTGCGCGACCCCGCAGGCTTCGACGTCCTGGTGGTGGAGCTCTCGAGCCACCAGCTCTGGTACATCGGCCAGTCTCTCCCCGAGGGTGAGCTGATCCCGTACGCCTCGGTGTGCCTCAACCTCGCCGACGATCACCTCGTCTGGCACGGAAGCGCAGAGGCCTACCGCGAGGCGAAGTCGTTCGTCTACCGCAACACGAAGGTCGCCTGCGTCTACAACAAGGCCGACGAAGCTACGCGACGCATGGTCGAGGATGCCGATGTGATCGACGGCGCCAGGGCGATCGGCTTCGACCTCGGAATCCCCGGCCCCAGCGACATCGGCGTCGTCGAAGGGCTGGTCGTCGACCGAGCGTTCCTCGACGACCGTGCTCGGAGCGCGCTGGAGCTCACCACGCTCCGTGATCTCGAGGAAGCAGGGCTGTCGGCCCCGCACATCGTGCAGAACATCCTCGCCGCCAGTGCTCTCGCGCGTTCGCTCGGAGTCGAACCGGAGGCCATCCACGCGGCCCTGCAGAAGTTCACGCTCGACGCGCACCGCATCCAGGTCGTGGCCCGGCATGCCGGCGTCACCTGGGTCGACGACTCGAAGGCGACGAACCCCCACGCGGCGGCGTCTTCGCTGCGCGCGTATCCCGGCGCCGTCTGGGTCGTCGGCGGAGATCTCAAGGGCGTCGACATCGCCGACCTGGTCGCCGATGTCGGGAGCACGGCCCGCGCGGCGGTCGTGATCGGCGTCGAACGCGAAGCCGTGGTCGCGGCATTCCGACGACACGCGCCCGTGGTGCCGGTCTTCGAGGTGGATGCTGGCGAGACTGGTCAGGTCATGAACCGTGTCGTGGAGATCGCGGCGGGGGTCGCTGGCGACGAGGGGACGGTTCTGCTGGCCCCGGCCGCAGCGTCCTTCGACCAGTTCTCCGGTTACGCGGATCGTGGCCGCCGCTTCGCCGAAGCGGTGCGGGAATGGATCGACCGGGGGAGCGCCGATGACGCAGGTGGCCCGAACCCCGCGCACTGA
- the rsmH gene encoding 16S rRNA (cytosine(1402)-N(4))-methyltransferase RsmH, whose translation MNLRDIHTPVLLERCVELLAPALQADGAVLVDATLGMGGHSEALLERFPNIRLVGLDRDTDALRIAGERLARFKDRMTLVHTVYDEIGLHAQGASGILFDLGVSSLQLDEAERGFAYSKDAPLDMRMDQTTGITAAEVVATYNEGNLRRIFERYGEEKLAGRYARFIIDARQKKPITRSGELVDILIAATPAAAQRAGHPAKRVFQALRIEVNAELNVLADAIPAAMDALAVGGRIVVMSYQSLEDRLVKQAFAAGAASTAPKGLPVELPEHAPKFKIITRGAELADDEERARNPRAIPVRLRAAEKVRENT comes from the coding sequence ATGAACCTCCGAGACATCCACACCCCCGTCCTGCTCGAACGTTGCGTCGAGCTGCTCGCTCCCGCCCTCCAGGCGGACGGCGCGGTGCTCGTCGACGCCACCCTCGGGATGGGCGGCCACTCCGAGGCACTGCTCGAGCGCTTCCCGAACATCCGCCTGGTCGGACTCGACCGCGACACCGACGCGCTGCGCATCGCGGGGGAGCGGCTCGCCCGCTTCAAGGACCGGATGACGCTCGTGCACACCGTGTACGACGAGATCGGCCTGCACGCTCAGGGCGCGTCCGGCATCCTCTTCGACCTCGGCGTCTCCTCGCTGCAGCTCGACGAGGCCGAGCGCGGATTCGCGTACTCAAAGGACGCCCCGCTCGACATGCGGATGGATCAGACCACGGGCATCACCGCAGCCGAGGTCGTCGCGACGTACAACGAGGGCAACCTCCGCCGCATCTTCGAACGGTACGGCGAGGAGAAGCTGGCCGGCCGATACGCGCGCTTCATCATCGACGCCCGGCAGAAGAAGCCGATCACACGCTCCGGCGAGCTCGTCGACATCCTCATCGCGGCGACGCCTGCCGCGGCACAGCGTGCGGGCCACCCGGCCAAGCGCGTGTTCCAGGCGCTGCGGATCGAAGTCAACGCCGAGCTCAACGTGCTCGCCGACGCGATCCCCGCCGCGATGGATGCTCTGGCCGTCGGCGGACGCATCGTCGTGATGTCCTATCAGTCGCTGGAGGACCGCCTGGTCAAGCAGGCCTTCGCCGCGGGCGCCGCGTCGACCGCGCCGAAGGGGCTGCCCGTCGAGCTTCCCGAGCACGCACCGAAATTCAAGATCATCACCCGCGGCGCCGAACTCGCCGACGATGAGGAACGTGCTCGAAACCCACGGGCGATCCCCGTGCGGTTGCGGGCGGCAGAGAAGGTGCGAGAGAACACATGA
- a CDS encoding UDP-N-acetylmuramoyl-tripeptide--D-alanyl-D-alanine ligase: MIALSLAEIAAIIGGELRLVDPDTADTVVDGVVDTDSRTMAEGAIFVAKPGAETDGHRFVGNAVAAGAALAIVERPVDEEVSQIVVADVVAALAALAREVVARVRAAGNLKIVGITGSNGKTTTKNFLARILADEGETVSPINSYNNEIGAPVTMLRVTYGTRFLVSEFGAAAPGSIAHLAGLVEPDVAVVLMVGMAHAGGFGGIEETAKAKSELVAAARPDGTAVLNIDDPRVAAMRELAESRGMSVVGFGQSAAADVRAHDLVVTASGTTCEIEAAGERMPLHLRVLGAHHVNNAMAAIAAAGVLGVAASDAIARLETLEIAERWRMQPMGSDRVRIINDAYNASPDSMAAALRTLAQITGPGERTVAVLGAMSELGETAGEEHDRIGLLAVRLNIQRIVVVGPEARRLYISAIGEGSWDSEAVHFPDQDSAFEYLRTELRDGDRVLVKSSNSVGLRHLGDRLGELFS, encoded by the coding sequence ATGATCGCCCTGTCGCTCGCTGAGATCGCCGCCATCATCGGCGGTGAACTGCGCCTCGTCGACCCCGACACGGCGGACACCGTCGTGGACGGCGTCGTCGACACCGATTCCCGCACGATGGCAGAGGGGGCGATCTTCGTCGCCAAGCCAGGGGCGGAGACCGACGGCCACCGATTCGTCGGGAATGCGGTCGCCGCCGGCGCCGCACTCGCGATCGTCGAGCGTCCGGTCGACGAAGAGGTCTCGCAGATCGTCGTCGCCGACGTCGTGGCAGCCCTCGCGGCGCTCGCTCGCGAAGTCGTCGCGCGCGTGCGCGCGGCGGGGAACCTCAAGATCGTGGGGATCACCGGCTCCAACGGCAAGACCACGACCAAGAACTTCCTCGCCCGCATCCTCGCCGACGAGGGCGAGACCGTCTCGCCGATCAACTCGTACAACAACGAGATCGGCGCTCCCGTGACGATGCTGCGCGTCACGTACGGAACGCGGTTCCTCGTCAGCGAGTTCGGCGCCGCGGCGCCGGGCAGCATCGCTCATCTGGCCGGTCTCGTCGAACCCGACGTCGCCGTCGTGCTGATGGTCGGCATGGCCCACGCGGGCGGCTTCGGCGGCATCGAGGAGACCGCGAAGGCGAAGTCCGAGCTGGTCGCTGCAGCGCGTCCCGACGGCACGGCCGTGCTCAACATCGACGACCCCCGCGTCGCGGCGATGCGCGAGCTCGCGGAATCGCGCGGCATGAGCGTGGTCGGCTTCGGGCAATCGGCTGCGGCCGACGTGCGCGCGCACGACCTGGTCGTGACGGCATCCGGCACCACCTGCGAGATCGAGGCGGCGGGTGAGCGGATGCCGCTGCACCTGCGTGTGCTCGGCGCTCACCACGTCAACAACGCGATGGCCGCGATCGCGGCGGCCGGAGTGCTCGGCGTCGCAGCATCAGACGCCATCGCCCGTCTCGAGACCCTCGAGATCGCCGAGCGCTGGCGCATGCAGCCGATGGGCAGCGACCGCGTGCGCATCATCAACGACGCGTACAACGCCAGCCCCGATTCGATGGCCGCCGCCCTGCGTACGCTCGCGCAGATCACAGGCCCCGGTGAGCGCACGGTCGCGGTCCTCGGCGCCATGAGCGAGCTCGGCGAGACCGCGGGAGAGGAGCACGATCGCATCGGCCTGCTCGCGGTGCGGCTGAACATCCAGCGCATCGTGGTCGTCGGCCCTGAGGCGCGCAGGCTCTACATCTCTGCGATCGGCGAAGGCTCGTGGGACAGCGAGGCCGTGCACTTCCCCGATCAGGACAGCGCCTTCGAATACCTGCGCACCGAGCTCCGCGACGGGGATCGAGTGCTCGTGAAGTCATCCAACTCCGTAGGCCTCCGGCATCTCGGCGATCGTCTGGGAGAATTGTTCTCGTGA